The genomic stretch ACTCACCCGGGAAGGCATAAACCTCGAGGATATACTCGAGAAAATTGAGAAGAAGTATCTGACCCGGGCACTTCAGGTCACATTGGGGAACAAGACCGAGGCGGCCGGGTTGCTTGGCCTGACCTTCAGATCCTTAAGACACAGACTCCAGAAGTACGGAATCAGCAAGGCAAACGACAACGGGGAATAGAAGAGAGGTTACAGATGTGCCATCCGATTATGCCTTAGCGTCCTCAATCCTGTATGGATGACTATAAATATTAAAACGTCCTCCCCGCACAAACCCTACCATGGTGATCCCTCTTTTTTCAGCTATTTCTGTAGCAAGAACCGTGGGGGCTGTCCTGCTCAATACAATGGGGATACCCCACCTGGAACACTTTGAGGCCATCTCGGAAGAAAGCCTGCCGCTGACAAGTATAATCTTATCCTCAAGGGATATACCTTCGAGGATACAGTAGCCTACCGCCTTGTCAACGGCGTTGTGCCTTCCTATATCCTCTGCAAGGACCATTATGCTTTTGCCGTCGGAAATTGCAGCGCAATGAACACAGCCGGTGATATTATAGAGTCCCGATGCCTTTTGAAAACGCCCAAACAGTTTTTTAAGCATCTCACTGCTTATCCGTATACCCTCGGCTATGGGTGAATCGTCAATTATTTCCCTGTCGAACGTGATTCCCCCCGCACATCCTGATGTCACCGTGCTTCCCTCAAGGGAAACCTCTCCCTCGGCCGGAACGTCGACGAGGATCTCATCTCCATATTCAATACTCATTCGTTCTGCACACCAGTTTCCCTTTATAATCCCCTCCGTCATCAGGAAACCAACCACGAGTTCCCGGATCATGACAGGACTGCAGTAAAGTTTAAGGACATCCCTCCCGTTCACGAGTATCCTGAGGCGTTTTTCTATCGCAACAGGGTCTTCCAGTTCAATCCTGCTGTCCCGGGTTACGCGTATTATGCCCTTTTTCGAAAAGCCGTTCATCCCTCGGCAACGGGCATCTCTCTATAGAGAACTGCCCTGTTCCTCCCGTTCTGTTTAGCAAAATACAGGGCTGTATCAGCCTTTTTAATGAGATCCTCCTTATCCGTTGTATCATGAGGGAAACATGAAATGCCCATGCTTATTGTGATATTTACCCTCGATGAATCAGTGATCTGGAAAGGACTGTTTTCTAAGGCCTGTCTTATTCGCTCTGCCACTTTGTAGGCTCTGTCACAGTCCGTCTCGGGCAGGATAATCACAAACTCCTCACCGCCATACCGGGCTGCGAAGTCCACCGCTCTTATGTTATCCTTGAT from bacterium BMS3Abin08 encodes the following:
- a CDS encoding formate dehydrogenase accessory protein, with protein sequence MNGFSKKGIIRVTRDSRIELEDPVAIEKRLRILVNGRDVLKLYCSPVMIRELVVGFLMTEGIIKGNWCAERMSIEYGDEILVDVPAEGEVSLEGSTVTSGCAGGITFDREIIDDSPIAEGIRISSEMLKKLFGRFQKASGLYNITGCVHCAAISDGKSIMVLAEDIGRHNAVDKAVGYCILEGISLEDKIILVSGRLSSEMASKCSRWGIPIVLSRTAPTVLATEIAEKRGITMVGFVRGGRFNIYSHPYRIEDAKA